The following coding sequences are from one Canis lupus baileyi chromosome 19, mCanLup2.hap1, whole genome shotgun sequence window:
- the LOC140611212 gene encoding LOW QUALITY PROTEIN: protein FAM114A2-like (The sequence of the model RefSeq protein was modified relative to this genomic sequence to represent the inferred CDS: substituted 1 base at 1 genomic stop codon), with translation MEQETVSKDVPQTGWGYWGSWGKCLLSSASATVATVRQGISNVIEKAETSLGIPSPSEISTEVQYAAGETNANENANSSSLIEPFGVFSTISTAVQTTGKSVIIGGLDALEFIGKKTMDVIAEGDPGFKRTKGLMNRNSTLSQVLRKAKEKEELRTSNEVTLETDKKTHYGLLFDEFQGLSHLEALEMLSRESEIKVKSILNSLSGEELQTLKLELEQLKEAFSLAEFCEEEEEXKKDDEDFTKEITELFSQLHVSSKPEKLTKARNTAYEWISTSLAKPSEEKEDGEKQLETEKIEQISKNSIEDIHAFAIRSLAELTLFHKTAALVLHGQKQEVTAIERSRTFSQMTIVLCKELSSLSKEFTTCLTTAGVKEKADILNPLVTAVFLEASNSASYMQDAFQLLLPVLEISLIENKTELPEA, from the exons ATGG AACAGGAGACTGTTTCCAAAGATGTACCTCAGACTGGATGGGGATATTGGGGCAGCTGGGGCAAGTGCTTGCTCTCTTCAGCCTCAGCTACAGTAGCTACAGTAAGACAAGGTATTTCAAATGTCATTGAGAAGGCAGAGACTTCTCTTGGAATTCCTAGTCCCAGTGAAATTTCAACTGAAGTCCAGTATGCAGCAGGAGAGACAAATGCCAATGAGAATGCAAACTCCTCCTCATTGATTGAGCCATTTGGTGTATTTTCAACCATCTCTACTGCTGTTCAAACCACAGGAAAGAGCGTGATCATTGGGGGTTTGGATGCCTTAGAATTCATTGGGAAAAAGACAATGGATGTAATAGCAGAAGGGGATCCTGGATTTAAAAGAACCAAGGGTCTGATGAACCGGAATTCTACATTGTCTCAGGTTTTACgaaaggcaaaggagaaagaagagctaCGGACCTCCAATGAGGTTACCTTGGAAACGGACAAGAAAACTCATTATGGGCTCCTTTTTGATGAATTTCAAGGCCTTTCGCATCTGGAAGCTCTGGAGATGCTTTCACGAGAAAGTGAAATAAAGGTGAAATCTATTCTTAATTCTTTAAGTGGAGAAGAACTACAGACTCTAAAACTTGAATTGGAGCAACTCAAGGAAGCATTTTCTCTAGCAGAGTTctgtgaggaagaggaagaatagaaaaaagaTGACGAAGACTTTACCAAAGAAATAACAGAGCTATTTTCCCAGCTGCATGTCTCCTCCAAACCTGAGAAACTTACCAAGGCAAGGAATACTGCCTACGAATGGATCAGTACATCTCTGGCCAAGCCatcagaagagaaggaagatggagagaaacaGTTGGAAACAGAAAAAATTGAGCAAATCAGTAAAAATTCAATAGAGGATATCCATGCATTTGCAATCCGGAGCCTAGCAGAGCTGACGCTGTTTCACAAAACAGCGGCTCTGGTTCTGCATGGCCAGAAGCAGGAAGTGACAGCCATAGAAAGAAGCAGAACTTTTTCCCAGATGACAATTGTGTTGTGTAAAGAGTTGTCTTCTCTGTCTAAAGAGTTCACCACTTGCCTAACAACTGCTGGGGTCAAAGAAAAGGCAGACATCCTTAATCCCCTAGTCACTGCAGTATTTCTGGAGGCATCAAACAGTGCTTCCTATATGCAGGATGCCTTTCAGCTGCTCTTACCTGTGCTAGAGATCTCTCTCATTGAGAACAAAACTGAATTACCAGAGGCATGA